In a single window of the Zea mays cultivar B73 chromosome 5, Zm-B73-REFERENCE-NAM-5.0, whole genome shotgun sequence genome:
- the LOC100284372 gene encoding Basic transcription factor 3 — translation MNVEKLKKMAGAVRTGGKGSVRRKKKAVHKTTTTDDKRLQSTLKRIGVNSIPGIEEVNIFKDDVVIQFVNPKVQASIGANTWVVSGTPQTKKLQDLLPSIINQLGPDNLDNLRRLAEQFQKQASGASGAEAGASAGAVQDDDDDVPELVPGETFEEAAEEKKESS, via the exons ATgaatgttgaaaagctcaagaagaTGGCAGGTGCTGTGCGCACCGGGGGGAAGGGTAGCGTGCGCAG GAAGAAGAAGGCAGTCCACAAGACTACAACCACAGATGACAAACGGCTTCAAAGCACCTTGAAAAGAATAGGAGTGAACAGCATTCCTGGTATTGAAGAGGTCAACATCTTTAAGGATGATGTTGTTATTCAGTTTGTAAATCCTAAAG TGCAAGCGTCAATTGGTGCTAATACATGGGTGGTCAGTGGAACTCCACAGACAAAGA AGCTGCAAGATCTGCTTCCGTCGATTATCAACCAGCTTG GTCCTGACAACCTGGACAATCTGCGGAGGCTCGCAGAGCAATTCCAGAAGCAGGCCTCTGGTGCTTCTGGTGCAGAGGCTGGTGCCAGCGCTGGGGCTGTTCAggacgatgatgatgacgttCCTGAGCTTGTCCCTGGAGAGACATTTGAGGAGGCCGCGGAAGAGAAAAAGGAGTCCTCATGA